The stretch of DNA GAAGCTTTTAAGCCCCTGAAAACTCATatatataatgtaaatattaaaagtgCAATGAatcaaaaatttggagaaatgaACAACAAAAATTCGCCCTCAACATACCACTCCTTCAACATCCAATATAGTTGTGTTCTGAGTAATGTGCCTGTTTGCAGAAATTGATGCAGCAGGGAACTTAACATTCAAGGTCTTTTCAAAGTCCTTTACGTGGTACCTCAAATAGCGGTCTATTGTTGTTACTTGAGTTAGCTTGTTTACATCGACTTGACCAAGTCTTTCGATATAAACTGGTCGTCCACCTTTATCGACTCCATGATATCCTTGTGGATAGTATTTAATCACTTCATCATATTCCTTGAAATCGAAGTCCTAGGTAAACGAATCCGACACAAGAAATTTCAGACACAATCCACTAAGATGAAATACATAGTCAATACATACACACacacgcacacacacacacacacacatacacacacatatatatatatacctccCTGATTGTGTCAGCCCCAAAATCTTTCCGCCATTGAagcatatcagcccacatttgcTTTGCTTTATCTTGATCAAATTTCCTGGCCTTAAGAAATCTGTACTTATACCAAGTAGTGATGTTAATGACCCTAGGCCTTCATAGTTTTCATCCTAACCTAATGTGCATCAAAGCCCCGACAACGATGTCCAATTACGTTATCGTACATACGTAAtgtaagaaaaatgaagagaccGAACAACATAGCATTAAGAAGAAAGGATGAAAAAGATTGTGACCTTAGCATCATATGATGATCATCATGTTTAGTAGGTAATAGATCATCAACAAAAAGGGCTTGGCGAAATGCGGTCAACGATTGTAACTCTTTAGCATCAAGTTCATCCTCAATACAATCAGCAGACATAACTCTGCTGTGTCTCCTTATCTTCTTAAGAGAATGTCTGAATTTGGTGGATGAACTTACTGCTTTTTTCTTAAGACCCCCAAGCCTTGTCTTCTTCTCATCTTCAGAACTCTCTACATCCGATTTTTCAACACCTGTAAAACTCGAAAAGATCCACACAAAAAAACACCCCCAGTTTgtcatttttaatgtaatttgtaTGATTggttcaaaaaaaaagaaagggtctGCAAGACTGCAACGTGTTTGTAGAATGACTCACCCATTCGAGCTTGTCGATCAACAAGTAAAGACGTAGTTTCTGCCATTATTATAACCTTGAAATGTCGTTCAACACCTGGTTAAAAATGGGTTAGCCTTAGATTTCCATGTTTGCATACGTAAAGATCAAACACATGACATCAATCCACAATGTTCATCATCATATGTCTATGGAGATTGATGTAAAAAAACCAAATGTCTATGGAGGATCAAAAAGATGAAAAGTTTGAAGCATAAAAGAACATACAATGACAGACAAttaagtgaaaaaataaaaataaaaaattgaagaacaaaGGAAAAGAAGAGATGTTTACCAGCATGTGAGAGGACAAGGTTGAGGGGCTAATAGAGAAAGGAGACCCGAATAAATCTCTTGAATAGGTGGCTATTGAAGATAATTTGTCTATAAATTCCAAATGTccattgattgatttttttttttttttacagatttagttctttcgaaaaaaaaattaatttcgagATTCCTTTTACGTTTACTAATCTTGACGAAGCTCTAAAAAAAACCCAAACATTTTTCTTTTgtgaaaaatttaaattaattttttttatttttctgttaaaaatggTGAATTAGAGTTTGGTGCGATTTGCATGGGACTCCATTGAAAaaccttctcctttttttttcatttttttttgtgtctCTTAACAAACTTTGTCAACTGAATCCAACCTTTTTCCGGCAGATTTTGCTGGCTGCcattattatttttggttaaaatatgaaataagtccttgtagttttattttaataatttaaatactttttatatttcaaaattcaggttcaACTGTTAACGAtgttaaaatcatattttacatTTCAGATTTTTACCCCGTCATTTTTCTGTTACATAGctatcgaatatatatatatattatttcagaATGCCACACtaacaaaatgaataaaaaaaacaacGTTAACAGTTGAATCTgaatttgaaatctaaaaagtaaaaggACAAAATTCTTGGAAATaaaagtaaatggactaaattttaaatttgtaaagaaTATATGgacttatgaaaaaaaattaaccttatttttttttctatttttttaacttttattttattgtatgatTATTgtgtttaataaattttatatttttataaattcaatatatattaataatttttatcacataaattttgaaaaccatAACCCACCTATATATAAAgatttaaattagaataaaaaacctATTTGAATATGGTAGCAACAATGTCAACTGAATTAAAActgaattaatttatatttaatatggtTAGGTCTAAATGAagatattattaataatatttgtatatttttattgtacttggaaataaaaatatttttcaacaaaattaaaatattatttgaaattcgattcaatttttaatttttaaaacagaCTCTAATAGTATTTATAATTGAACGAATTTGAACAGAATTTCATCATTTGAATTGATTGGATTTATTAACTTGGTTACAATAACTAAAGTTATATAAAGCGTTTAAGGATATAACAGGGTGGTTCCCAGTGAATGAGGTGTGGAGAGCCATTAGAATGAAGGTAGTTTATTCTATATGGTGAGTGAAGAACCACTAGACTAATGAATTAAGAGAGTTTTTGGTTGAGTTTTTCCAAGGTGTGGATTATATAGATCTCTCATGCTTTTACTTTGATGTTGAGGAGTATTTATAGAGGGAGGATGGCTAGGCGTGGGTCATAGCCATTGAGTTCCTTACTCCATGGGAGTCATTACAGGGTGATGGATGTCAACTTAGGACAGTTTTGGCGTTAACCTAAAGGGGTTGGACGAGGCGCTTTTCAAGCTTAAATGTGATAGATTGAGAATGTCATCAGGAATTCTTTCCATTATATCTTATATGGGCATAAGCCTGCTTGGTGTGACGTAATGTTTAAGTGAGGTGTGTTGCTTTCCTAGTGAGGCCATGGGGTCGAGCTTTTCTATGTATGAGGCTACACCTTACTAGGTTTCTATAGTTGGCAACGAGGTCTAGAGCGagggtaaaatttttaaaatgctaACATTTTAGAATTCGTAGATTCAAAATGCTAGGATTTGGAACTCTTTTGTTtggataaataatttatttaaaaatattaggttaataaaattttacaaattaaaatataattataaaaagaataattatattaaaaataaataatataaaaaatttcaatatggatattgttatattttaaaaaatatataaatagttttaataaaatagaatttaaaatatatattataattaaataagttttttaaagtttaagtttTTGAAAAACCACCTATTTAGGGGAaatttgagttattaaaatttcCTCTTGAAATcacccaaaaatttttaaaatttgaaaacattgATACaaaggaaatccctcttacaaaTTCTTCACCCTTACGGTAGACTATTCTTGCACTAGCAAGGCTTATTGTGCATTCTCTTAATTGATCCTCCGCATAGGATTAATTTCATCGCCTTAAGAGAGGTTTGGACTCATAATAATTTCTAGAAAATCTTCTTCAACTTATATTGTACTAATGATGCACCCTCGGAGTAGATGGTCGAAGTTCTTAATTTTCTTGGTGTCGATGCTCCTTTGCGGTCTCATTTGATGTGGCGGAAAAGGAATTTTGACAAAGCTAATGCTAGTCGAGGAGAGGGAATCTATTAACTTTGTGTTCCGCTCGAGCATCTGCGTATTCGAACCCACGTCCCCGTGCATTGATAACAATGCCTAAATTAATTGAGCTAAAATTCATTCGGCCTGAATGTTAGAGTTTAACTCTACTTTAACATGTCATGATTTCCtcctttattttttaatgtttgaatttAATAGTACAATTATTTGTTgttacatagtttttttttggaCCACAAAATTAGGACTACCTGAAAATCTAATTAAGTATTTTCGTACCGATAATAAATTTGCATGTGTTGAATgcttaagatttttaaaaaaaaaaaaatcacattttcacTTCAATGTCAGAAACTAATAATGTTATCAGTTTGaacctattaataatattataatagtagAGGGATCAAATTATGTCGaactaaaaaaatagattaaatctCTTAAAACTAGAATTAGACAAAATTATAGTTTAGATATGGTGAAGCAAACAAAGTCTAATTATGCTCCAAATCTATGTGCTTTTTGTACATCATGAATTTTAATCCCTCAACTTTTATCTCAAAAATTTAGTCATTCttctattttcatttaataattgAAGCCTAAGTAGGGGTAAGTATTCGGTTGAATTGAGtcgaatcaagtgaaaaaatttcgagttgacgagtcttattttatcatcctaacttgatttgaaattttttcgaatcgagtgaaatgaaattcgagtcgagttgactcgagtgaaattgttcgagttaaattaaaaaaattaaacatgtcgaattaaaatcttgttatggTATAACCAATTCTTTGTTAGAGCATATAAATTTGAACCATGTATATTTGAAAActatttcaaagcaaaataaaaataaaaattttagtatgataaacttaaatcattaattaacttatttagctcccaaaattattgttttagaatatttttaaatttaaactttctttatatattttttagatttttaattttttaaaaaatataaattttggaatttttatgaatatgttgaatttatgaaaataattttaaattctttttgtaGTTATTGTTGAGAGAGAAacaaatttgctcattttcaaaattgacagggacCCAGGGACCAAAGGGATTATGTGACACTTTGATTACCTAaagtttttattaataaaaatatatgattttttaggTGATGACATGTTACAATACCATAGTGCCACATCATTGCATGGACAAAAAAATTAAGTTGAGAAAAGTTTCCAAATTCATACACACAACATTgcttttttccaaaataaaaggactaagtttaaaatttataagaagTACAAGGACtgaaataaaaattagattaacaAGCAACCGAACCTTAGGGTTTAGAACTTAACAGAAAGCTCTCACGTTTCCACCCCCACTTCTCGTCGCACCTGCAAAAACTGCGCCTCCTCCTTTACCACCAGATACCATGGTATGTTCATCTCCCTACATTATCAATCCttttataccaaaaaaaaaaatcccaaatcaattttggttttttaattGTAAACTAACATAGTTTTGGTTCTATTTTTGGATTTGCTTTTGTAGGCCCCAAAGAAAGACAAAGCTCCTCCTCCTTCCTCTAAGCCCGCAAAATCTGGAGGGGGCAAACAAAAGAAGAAggtcatcttttttttttttgaatttttctgcTTTTTTGGAGTTAGATGAGaaatgggtttttatttatttattggttttgtttttaatttgtggTGGTAAATAGAAGTGGAGCAAGGGAAAACAAAAGGAGAAGGTGAACAACATGGTGCTATTTGATCAAGCTACCTATGACAAGCTTCTCTCTGAAGCTCCTAAATACAAGCTCATCACCCCCTCTATTCTTTCTGATCGTATGAGGGtacttttctctctcttttttctcgTTATTattccccccccccttttttgtGTTTGCCTGTTTTTGATGGATGATGTTTTGCATTGCTTTTTACAATTCGTATGTTATTAGGTTTTAGTTTGATTCATGTTTGTCTCTTGCTTGGATGTTGAACATGTCACAtgttcaaatttcttttcaagtATTTCGAAGTGTCCTCGGAAATGAGTCGGAGCAGCATAGGATCTAAGTTTCTTGGA from Gossypium hirsutum isolate 1008001.06 chromosome D04, Gossypium_hirsutum_v2.1, whole genome shotgun sequence encodes:
- the LOC107898566 gene encoding 40S ribosomal protein S25-4, which gives rise to MAPKKDKAPPPSSKPAKSGGGKQKKKKWSKGKQKEKVNNMVLFDQATYDKLLSEAPKYKLITPSILSDRMRINGSLARKAIRELMARGSIRLVSAHSSQQIYTRATNT